Part of the Pseudarthrobacter sp. NBSH8 genome is shown below.
CGAGCAGTGCGGCGATGAGGGGTTTCTCCGGTGCGGCGTCGGGCAGCAGCAGGTGGGTCCGGCGGGCGCGGGTGATGATCTTGCCGGCGGTGGCGAAGAGCCGGTAGCGCCAGCGTTTGATGTCCCAGCCCTGTGCCTTGTGGCCGTCGGGCAGGGCGGTGAGCTGGAGCCAGGAGACCAGGTTCGCGGCCAGGACCGCGAGGTTCGCCCAGGCCTGGTTCGCGGCGAAATCGAAGAAGGGGAGCTTGCTCAGGCCGGTGTTCTTCAGCGTCTTGATGCGGTTCTCGCAGCGGCCGCGGGCCCGGTGCCGGGCATCCAGGAACGGTCCGTGCCAGCGTGGGGCATTCGTCAGGAACGCTGTTACACGGTGACCGTCGATGTCGAGCAGGGTCGGTGTCGCACCGGGGTGCAGCGGTTCGGCGCGCAGGAAGATCTTCGTCCCGGGCGGGTAGTCCTCGAGCGGGATCACCTGGGTGGCGTTGATGACCCAGGCGTCGTCGCGTTCGTTGCCGTCCTGGTCCAGGGCCGGCTGCCAGTATTTCTTGTCGTTGATCCAGTCGATCATGTGGGCCTTGCCGACCGGAACCGGGTACGAGACGGAGAACTGCACGCCGCGCGAATGCAGGTACCAGAGGAACTTCCGGGACGCGCCGGCGCTGTCGGTGCGGACCAGGATTTTCTCCCCGTCCAGTTCGTCGTCTTCACCGTAGAGTGCGTCGGGCAGGACCGCGATGGCGGCCTCGAAGATGCGGATGTGGTCCTCGGCGTTGTTCGCTGTTGCCCCGCCGTGGCGCAACAGCACCGCGAGTTCCTCCCCGGTGCCTCGGCCGGAACCGTAATCGATGCTGGCGGTGAACGGGGCGAATCCAAACCCGCCCTTGTAGTTGCCGGTGGCTCGTTCCTTCTCGGAGTGCGAGGCCACCAGTGTGGCGTCGAGGTCGATGACCAGCGGGTCCGCGGCCGTCGCCGTCACCGCCGGGCTGCGGTCACCCGCGGCTTCCCATGCCCGGGTCCGCAGTTCCTTGGACAGGGTCGAAAAACCGTAATCGAAAACGTCCGGGTTCTTCACGGTGCGTTCGAAGAACCGCGAGACTGTCGCGTTCGAGGGCACTTTCCCGAACACTCCGGGCTGGGAGCGCAGGATGTCCAGGTCGGAGGCGTACTCGCCGCCGGCGGCGAGCATCACCGCCAGCGACCCGAGCAGCCTCCCTGGCCGGTGCGAGGCCATCGCGGGGACGAACTGGCCCAGCCGGTCCTCGCACAGATCCCGGAACCCGAGGGCGTCAATGAATGAAGTCAGGACCCTGGCACCGGCATGGGAGACCAGCGACTGGCCGGTGAAAGTGACCGGGACGGATGGGAAGACCTTGGTAGACTGGGGCATCGAAAAGGTGCTCCTTCAAGACACGGAAATAACGGCGTAGACACCCCTATTTTCCCTTGTCAGAGCACCTTTTCGTCTCTTAAACACACCCGTCAGCCCAAGACTGATGAAAACCCCGGGCTAGCGGCTGCGGCGTTCGTTGGAGGCCGGAGCCGACGCGCGGCGGGGACCGCTGCGTGCCGGACGGCCACTGCCGCCACCGTTACCGGCGTACGAGCCACCGGACGTGCCGCCGGTGTTGGAGGACCAAACAGCCTTGTTGCCGGCGTTGCCGCCGTTGCCCGTGGAGGCTCCGGCGCGCTGGCCGGATCCACCCGTGCGGGCTCCTGCACCGGCGCCCGCAGTGCGGGCTCCGGCTGCGCGCTGGCCCGTTGCCGGACGTCCGCCGCGCTGTCCGCCGGTGGTAGCCGGGCGGCCCGTGCCGCCACGGGGAGCATCGCTGCGGGTAACGCGTGAATCCGCACGGCCGTCTGAACCGCGGCCAGCCGCTGCACGGCCACCTGCTGCGGGGACGTCGTTGCGGTGCGTGGAGCCGGTGGCGCCGTGGCCGCGGGAATTGCGGCGAGCAGCAGCTGCTGCAATGGCGCGGTCCTCGTTCTGCTCGGCTACACGGTCAAATGCTGCCCGTGCTTCGGTGCGGCCTTCGTAGGCAACGGCGCGGCGCTCGGCGCGGGGAAGATCGGTGCGGGTCGGCTCAGCGGAGACGCGTCCGCGGCCGCCACGGCCGCCACGGCCACCGGCGGTGGGGCCTTCCTGGCTGCGGCGGGCGCGCTTGCGCTCGGCGTTGGCACCCGTGGAGGTGCCGCCGCCCTGCTGTGCGGACTTCTTGGCAAGAAGAGCGGCCCGGGTGCGCGGATCGATCTTGTCTGCCATTTCGCCCACGAGTTCGGCAACCAACGGGGAGTTGGCGGTGACGCGCTCGAAGTTGACCTCGACGCCGGCAGCCTTCATCAGCTTCTTGACGTCGGACTGCTGCTCCGGGAGCGTCAGCGTGACAACAGTGCCGTCCGAACCTGCGCGGGCCGTACGGCCTGAGCGGTGGAGGTATGCCTTGTGCTCTGTGGGGGGATCCACGTGGATCACCAGTTCGACGTCGTCCACGTGGACGCCGCGGGCTGCTACGTCGGTGGCTACCAGGACGCGGACGTCACCGGAGGAAAACTCGGCCAGGTTGCGGTCACGGGCGTTCTGCGAGAGGTTGCCGTGCAGATCGACGGCGGGGATCCCGGCGTCGGTCAGGGTCTTGGCCAGCTTGCGGGCGTGGTGCTTTGTCCGCATAAAGAGGACGCGGCGGCCGGCGCCGGAGGCGAGCTCCACGATCAGCTGCTTCTTGACGGTCTGGTCGTTGACCACCAGGACGTGGTGCTCCATGGTGGTGACGGCGGCCTGTGATTCGTCCACGGCGTGGGTCAGCGGGTTGGACAGGTAGCGCTGGACGATCTTGTCCACCCCGTTGTCCAGGGTGGCGGAGAACAGCAGGCGCTGGCCCTGGCTGGGGGTCATGTCCATGAGCTTCTTGACCACCGGGAGGAAGCCGAGGTCGGCCATGTGGTCGGCCTCGTCCAGGACGGTGATCTCGACGCCTTCGAGGGTCAGGATGCGCTGGCGGATCAGGTCCTCCAGGCGGCCCGGGCAGGCGATGACGATGTCGACGCCGGCGCGCAGGGCCTTTTCCTGGCGGGCCTGGGAGATGCCCCCGTAAATCACGGTGGTGGTCAGGCCCATGGCCTTGGCCATCGGCTCGATGGTGGCGTTGATCTGGGTGGCCAGCTCGCGGGTCGGTGCGAGGACCAGGCCCATGGGGCGGCCGGGCTTGCGGAAGTGCTTGGCTTCCCGCTCAGCGAGTCGTGCTACAAGCGGGATGGCGAAAGCGATGGTCTTGCCGGAGCCGGTGCGGCCGCGGCCCAGGACGTCGCGTCCGGCCAAGGTATCCGGGAGGGTCTTGACCTGGATGGGGAACGGCTCAACAATTCCCTGGGCAGTGAGGGTGTCGGCGAGTTCTTTGGGCGTGCCGAGGGCAGCAAAAGTAGTCATATATTCAAGGTCTTTCAGGCGGTATCCGTGCGGATATCGGCCCCCGATGCCGGTTGGCTCAAGGGTTTCGCCGAAGAAAAGTCAGGTGATCAACCGTGCTGCTGCCCAATTCAGGGCGGCGGCTGGGACCAAATGGAACGCGTTCATCGACGCAGGATGTGCCTCTCACATGAAAAAACCCGCTTCCCAAAAAGTTGGGACCAGCGGGCATCACTGCACATCAAGTCCCCTAAGCGTACCATCCCTGCGCCCGGGCCTTGTCCTGGACCCGGTGGGCCTCCCCCTCGGACGGTGCAGGGGGTGCGGGCGTTGCCTTTGAGTGCCCGGCAGGCGCAGGCTTGAGGCATGAGTCAACAGGGTGCGGAGCACCACCACACAACGGACGACGGCGGCACCCGGCTTGGGGATGCACCGCAGCGCGGTGCCGCCGAAGCGTGGGACGAAAGGTACCGCAGCAAGCCGAAATTCTGGAGCGGGAAACCCAACCCGCAACTGGTCCGCGAAGGCGCGGGGCTCAGGCCGGGCAAGGCCCTGGACCTGGGCTGCGGCGAAGGGGCCGACGCCATCTGGCTGGCCCAGCAGGGCTGGACCGTCACCGCCGTCGACGTTTCCGCCGTCGCCCTGGAACGGGCGCTCGGCCATGAAAAGGCGGCCCTGGACCGGGAGAGCATGCACGCCGAGGGTGCGAGTGAAATTGCCAGCCGCATCCACTGGGAACAGTGTGATCTGGAGGAGTGGCAGCCCGCGGCAACGTTTGATCTGGTGTCCTCCCAGTTCCTGCATTCCCCGCATCTGGGGTGGCAGGGTCCGCTGCGGACGGCGGCTGCGGCGGTCAAGCCGGGGGGCACGCTGCTGATCGTGGGCCATCATCCGCACCGCCTGCCGCCGTGGGGAAACCACACCAGACCGGAGATGTTCTACACCCCGGCGCAGCTCGTGGCGGAGCTCGGCCTGGACTCACCGGACTGGCAACTGGAGGTCAACACCACGCGAGAGCGGGCAGCGTCAGGTCCGGACGGCGAGGAAGCCATCATCGGGGACACCGTACTCCGCGCCACCCGGCTGGCGTGAGTTTTTGTCCAGATAACGCGACTTCAGGGGCCCGCATCTCCCATTATCTGGACAAAAACTCCGGGGTTAGCGCGAAACCCGCGGCGCCACCGTAACCGCGGCGACGGCCACCACCGCCGTCAGTGCGAAAACCCCCGCGAACGATTCCGCCGTCGTCGTAAATGCCGCGAACACAATTCCCGTGGCCGCGAGCGCCAGCGCCCCGCCCAGCGAGTCCGAAATGGACATTGCCGAGCTGTTGAAGCCTTGGTTTTCCTTGCTGGACATGGCGAGCGTCATCACGCTGAGCCGCGGATACAGCAGCCCCATGCCGCCGCCGGCGAAGAGCCAGCCGGCAATCGCGACGGCGGCAGGCCAGTGGAGTGCCGACGTCGCCAACGTGAGGAGGATGGCCCCCAGCACCAGCGCTGAGCCGATGCGCACAGCCACCCGGTGCTGCAGCCGGGCGCCGAGGCGGCCCTGGATGGCGGCAGCGGCGGCCCACGACAACGCGCCTCCTGTGAGCGCCAGGCCGGCGAACATCGGCGGGAACTGGTATTCCTCGATCAGCAGGTACGGCAAATACACTTCGGCGCCGAAAAACGCGGCAGACGCCAGGCCGCGGGTCAGGATCACACTGGGCAGGCCGCGGCGGGCGAGCAGTGTTCCGCGGGGTACCAGGGGACGCACGGCTACGAGGGCGATCACGACGGCGGCCGCGGCCAGGAGTGCCGGCGCGGCGGTGAAGCCCGCGATCCTGACTCCGGCGGAGAGGTTCAGCCCCAGTACAGCGAGCGCGGCGAGCGCTGCCCACGCGAGCCGACCCAGCGCCCAGGGCGGGACCGGGGCCTGCTCAGAGGGCCGGTCGATGCCGCGGAGCACCGGAACGATCATCACCACCGCGGGAACCACCAGCCCCACCACGCCCAGGAACACCCAGTGCCAGCTCAGGACTTCCGCCACGATACCGGCCGCAAACGGGCCCACCAGCGACGGGATCACCCATGCGGCGGAGAAGGCAGCGAAGATCCCGGGGTGCAGGACGGCCGGATAGACGCGGGCCACCACCACGTAGAGCGCAACCGTCAGCGCACCGCCGCCAAGCCCCTGCACCAGGCGGCCGGCAACCAACACGGGCATGGACACGGCCGTGCCTGCGATGATCAGGCCCAGCACGAACAGGGCAACTGAGGCGTACAGCGGGACGGTTGGCCCGCGGCGGTCCGACCAGTTTCCGGCCGCCACCATGCCGATCACGCCAGTTGCCAGTGGACCGGCGAACGCAAGGGCATACAGGCTGGCGCCGTCGAGTTCACGGCTGACGACGGGCATGATGGTGGTCACCGCGAGCGATTCGAACGCCGCGAGGAACACGAGGGCACACGCGCCGATGGTCACCCACAGGTACGGTCGCTGCAGGATCCCGGCTGTGGGGTCTGTCGTTGGGAGCGTGGAATCGCGCATGTTATCGGCGCGGCTGGGTGGCGTCGCCGATGTAGCGGTTCCGGCCCGCTCGGTAGCCGAACACCGCGGCCAGCGAACCGACCGCCAGGAACAGCACCCCGGCGGCGGTGAACGATCCCGTGGCCTGGTGCAACTGGCCCACCATCAGCGTGCCGGTGGAACCCAACCCGTAGCCCACGCCCTGCATCATCCCGGACAGGTGCGCGGCGGTGTGCCCGTCGCGGGTCCGCAGCATGATCATGGTCAGGGCCACCGCGGTGAGGCTGCCCTGCCCCAGGCCCAGCAGCCCGGTCCACACCCAGATGAGTTCCAGGGGTCCGAAGATGCTCAGCGCAAACCCGCCGCCAGTCATCAGCGCAACCACCACAGCGATGGCGCGCTGGTCACGGAGCCTCGCCGCCAGCGCCGGGGCAAACAGCGAGCCCAGCATCTGGAGCACTATCGACAGAGAAACCATCAGGCCGGCCGTTCCGCCGTCCACGCCGCGTTCGCGCAGGATGGGCGCCAGCCACGCAAAGACGCTGAAGGACATCATTGCCTGCAGCACCATAAAGATGGTCACCTGCCACGCCACCGCCGAACGCCACACATTGATGCCGAGGTGGCTGGCCTGGTGCCGGACGGGGTGCTGGCGCAGCGCCACCGGGAGGAAAAGCAAAAGTACGACGGCGGCAGGAACCGCCCAGAACCACAGAGCCGAGGTCCACTCCCCCGTTGCCGCGAAGACGGGGTACGTAAAGCCGGCTCCGAGGGCGGCCGAGGCGCAGATGGCCGTGGTGTACAGCCCGCCCATGAGGCCCAGCCGGTGCGGGAAATCACGCTTCACCAGCCCGGGAAGGAGGACATTGCACAAGGCGATGGCGGCACCGCAGGCGGCAGTTCCCGCCAGCAGGGTTGGGAGGTGGCCGGCACCTGGCACCAGGCCGCCGATGTCCGCGGGCCGCAGCAGCAGTCCTGCCGTCAGCACTGCCATTGCGCCAAGCAGGACTCGTTCGGCTCCAAACCGGCGGGCCAGAACGGGGGCCAGCGGCGCGAAGACGCCCAGGAGCGTGACCGGCACAGTGGTGAGCACCACGACTGCCCAGCCCGGCAGGCCGGCGTCGGACGTGATCTCGGGAAGAACCGCGGCGAAACTGGAGAAAACCGTGCGGAGGTTCAGCCCGACAAGCACCAGGCAGAGGCCCAGGTACGCCAAGGCACGGCGGCTGCTCTGCGGGCTTTCCGGCCCACCGCCCGACTGGCCCGGAAGGCGCGTCGGGGCTGCTGGGGGGATGTCGTCGATTTCGGCGTCGACCAGCAGTCCAGGCACGTCAACGTTGTCAGCACGGGTCACGGGGACCATTCTGTCAGGCTTCGAGGTCAGGCGGCGTTATCCACCTAGTCACCTGTGGCGCTGGCGGGGGGTGAGCGGACTTCCACATCGGACCCGCTCAGCCGAACCGTCCGCATGCGGGCCGCGGGTATTCTGGAAGGGATGAGCGAATCCCCAGAATCCCCCCAGCCTCCGCATGTCCCGCGCCCGGTGACGCCCGGAACCCAGGCGTCTTTCGGCACATACGGCGGCAGGCCCGTGAGCTTTGTGCGCCGCGGTACCCGTCTCCAGGGACGCCGCCAGACGGCGTGGGAAGAGCACTCGGACCGGTGGGCGCTGGACGTGCCCCGGCACGTTGCCAACACGTCGGTCCACCCGGACTACACGTTCGACGCCGAGGCCGAGTTCGGCCGCAAAGCGCCGCTCATCGTGGAAATCGGGTCCGGGCTGGGCGATGCCATCTGCCACGCGGCCGAGGAGAACCCGGGCATGGACTTCCTGGCCGTGGAGGTCTACACGCCGGGCCTGGCCAACACCATCATCAAGATCAACAGCCGCGGGCTGAACAACGTCCGGGTGGTGGAAGCCAACGCGCCCGAGGTTCTCGCCACCATGCTGCCGGCAGGTTCCGTAAGCGAACTCTGGGTGTTTTTCCCCGACCCCTGGCACAAGTCACGGCACCACAAGCGCCGACTCATCCAGCCGGAGTTTGCCGAACTGGCCGCACGGGCACTCACCAAGGGCGGCCTGTGGCGGGTCGCCACGGACTGGTCCAACTACGCCGTCCACGTCCGCGACGTCCTGGCGGACTCGCCGGACTTCGAAAACCTCCACACCGGCGAGCGCCACGGACCCGAAAGCCCGCTCACCCAGGTGTGGCAATCCGGCGTCGAAACCCTCGTGGGCGGCGCGCCCGTCCGCGAGGGCCGGGCGCCGGTAAGCACCGCACACACCGGCCCCAACGAGGGTGTGGACGAAACGGGCGGCTGGGCCCCCCGTTTCGAAGGCCGGATCCGCACCAGTTTCGAGGCGAAGGCCCACGAGGCCGGCCGGCTGATCTTCGACCTCTGCTACCGCCGGCGCTGAGCCCGGGACCCGGTGTCAGCTCACGCTGATGGAAGCGACGATCTCCTTGAGCATCCCCAGCCGCGGCTCGATCTGCGGGTTCACGTATGGCCAGATCACCACAACACCGATGAAACGGTTGTTTTCCCAGACGCCCACCGTGGCCGCGACCCTCGCTTCGCCCGTCGGATCCGTGTATCCAACCACGACGGCGTACGAGGCCTTAGCGGGTATGTTCAGTTCGCCTTCGGCCAGGATGGTCCCGGCACGGTCTTCAAGGTAGAAACCTGACATCAGGTGTGCCCAGCCGTTGGCCTGCGCGGCCCCGGTCACGGAGGTGTCGTCCTTGATGACCGTCACCAGGACGCCGCCCAGCAGGCCATACTGCTCGGTGTTTGGCCCGGCGGCCGAGTCCGCCAGAACCTGGGTGTGCTCGGGGAAGTCTGCCGTGAATCCCAGCGGGGACTCGATATGAACTGACATGGTTGCTCCTTAGCGGTAAGACTTGGCTGGGCTGGTTGGCACGTGCGGATCCGGCACGGGACGTCAGAGCTTCTCGAGCTTGGTGTCGTTCGGGACCTTATAGTACGTGGACACGTTGGTGGTTGCCTTGTTCTCGGTTTTGACCTCCACCTCGCCGGCTTTGAGGTCAATGCCGAACTTGTTGGACGCTGTCACCACGTGGTTCTCCTGGACGGTGGCAGCCCCTGCCTGGTAGAGCCTGGCGGCGTCCTGGCCGGCCGCAACCGTGTCTCCCAACGCCACATTGCGCATGTAGCTGTCAATCACGGCCGCGTTCTCCGGCGAGTACTCGACATCGATCTTCACGGTGCCCTGCGTGCCGACTGTCACGCTGGACTCAGCCTTGGCGCCCTGGAGGTCGGGGCCCGCGGTGGCGCCCGCCGCAACCGTGCCCTCCATGGACACGGCGATCGACTCCATGTTGCCGTGCTTATCCAGATTCACTTCCAGGCCGCCCTTGCCCGAGGCCTCGAATACCCTGCCGTCAAGGTTCAGCTTGCCCTGGGCCGACACTTCGGCACTGGCGGTTGCCGTACCGTCCGTCAGGTTCCGCTCGTAGGCAAGGTCCAGCTTCGCCGAGCCCGAAGTGGGCCCGGATTCGCCCTTGGCCTCGAGGGAGAGGGTTCCCTTAGCTTTGTCGTCGTGGCCAGTGGTGCCGTTGTCGTCTGCCGCATCGTTGATGGTGTCCAGGATGTAGCCAGGCGGGTTGCCGGCCACATCCTTGATTTCACCGACGCTGTCCGGCGGGAGGTCCGTGTAAATCTGGTTGCGGGCGGCCATGGCCTCTTCAAGGCTGTCGAACTGGAACTCCCGCGAGGCCTCCCCATTGAGTGTGACCCCGGCCGTGCCGGTGGTGTCGTTCACTCCCACGCCCACGTTTCCGTAGACCTTCATGGTGGCCGAACCGTCCGCGTTCTCCACCACCACGGTGCCTACCTCCGCGCCGGCATGGAACCAGGCAACCCGGGCGTCAAGGGAGGCCTTGCCGGTCTCCGTGTACAAGGGAGTATCCGTCCTGGCGATTTCCCGAAGGTGGTCGCTGGCCTGCTCCTGGGCGGACAGGGGAATACCGCCGTCCATCCTCATGAGGTCCTCGGCGAAGGGACCATTCTCGTCTTCGCCTTCGATCAGATATTTCCGGTCTTCCTCGGACAGGCCGGCCCACCACTTGGCCTGCTCTTCCGGGCTGGCCTTGAGCATGTCATCCAGGCCCTGTTTCAGCTCTTGGCGGTGGGCCTCAGCCGCTGCCGCCTTCGCTACCTGTTCCTCCAGCCAGTTCTGCGCCCGGCTGCCCAGGTCCTTGAGCCTGTCCAGCACGCTGGAGCTACCGCTGCCGCCACCGGTCTCGGCAGAGGACTGTTCCTGCTCGTTTGCGTGCTGCAGGAGCAGCTTGGAGTTGTGGCGGAGGCTCGATGCCACCCGCTCCAGGCTGGGACGGTGGTTGCCGGACCAGTCCTGCCGGAACAGCTCGCCGTCGGTGCCCTTCCAGGGCGCGGACTGGATCTGGCCCTGCAGGGAACTGGCCCGACTGCTGAGCAGCGACGCCGCCTTGTCAACAGCCTTCGCCAGCTCCCGAAGCTGACTGACGTCCGCGCCGTAAAAAGTCATGGTGTCTCCCCCGGAGAGTAATAAGAGTTAGATCTATCGCTGGACATATCGTCGCACGGCAGCAAGTGTCCCGCGATGGGGATCACTCCCCATCGCCGGAGCCCCGAATCAGCACGAGAACCAGCACCAAGTCCGGGATGGTGCGCGGCGCGCAGATCGGACTGTTCGCGGCCCGCTTGGCGTGGCACGATGGGGCATGTGCAGGGGCACACAAATCTGCGCCGCTGCGGCGCCGGCCCGAAGGAACCGCCATCAAAAGAGAACTCAGGCAGGCCGCCGATGCGGCGGAGGGTGCCACTAATTCACGCACGTTGGAACTGTTTGCGCGGGCAGGGTTCGCGGCCAGCGGTGTCCTGCACTTCCTGGTAGGCCTCATTGCCATCCGGCTCGCCATGGGTGGCGGTGGAAGCGCCGACTTCAGTGGCGCCGTGTCAGAGCTCGCAAGCCAGCCTGCCGGACCTTTCCTGTTATGGGGCAGCTTCGCCGCCTGCGCGGCCTTGGCCATCTGGCAGGCCAGTGACGCGATCTTCGACTACGGCCATCTGCCCACCAAGGAAAAGGCCGGCAAGAAACTCAAGGCAGCCGCACAGGCTTTGGTATTCGCCGGATTGGCCCTGACGCTCGCCTCCTTTGCCCTGGGAACCGGTTCCGGCGGTGACAACCAGAAGTCCGCGAGCGACCTGACTGTCAGCCTGATGAAGGCACCCGGCGGTGTGGCACTCCTGGTCCTGGTGGGGGTCGGAATTTCCGTGGCCGGGGTGATCTATGGCATCCGCGGCATCAAGAAGTCCTTCGAGAAACAGCTGACAATGCCTACGGATCCCCGGGCCCGCACCGCCGTCAGCGTGCTGGGCGTGACCGGCTACGTCGCGAAGGGCACAGTCCTGCTGTTGACCGGAATGCTCATCACCATCGCCACCCTGCAGGCCCATCCGGAGGAATCAACGGGCCTTGACGGCGGGCTCAAGGCGCTGAGAGAGCAGCCCTTCGGCGTTTACCTGCTTGCCGCGGTGGGCGCCGGGCTGATCTGCTACGGCGTCTACATGGTGGTCAGGGCGCGCCTGGCCAAGATGAACCCGTAGGGCACCAGTTCACCCCGGTTAGGGTGGGTCCATGCCCCAGGTACGCGCCGAACGCCACATCCGCCTCGATTCGGAGACAGTCTTTGCCCTCTCCCAGACCACCGGTGCGTTCCGGCTCAAATGGGACCCGTTCATCTCCGCCCAAAGTTTCCTGAACAGCGCAAAATCCGCCGGAAAGGGCGTCCGGACGCGGACCGTGTCCCGCCTGGGCCTGGTAATGGTGAGCGAATACGTTTCCTATGCGCCACCCAAAAACGTGGGCATGACCATGGTGTCCGGACCGTGGTTCTTCGGGAATTTCGGTGGCGGCTGGCGTTTCACCGCGGACGACGGCGGCACCCGGGCCGTCTGGAAGTACACCTTTTCGTGCCGCCCGGCCTGGTTGCGGCCGGTGGCTGAGCGGATGGGCGCCTGGCTCCTGGGCCGTGAGATCAATAAAAGGATCGAAGCCTTTGCCCGGGCCTGTGAGGACCCCGGGCTGGTGGCCGAGTTCCGCGCCCTCCAAGCACAGTAATCAAAGCCCGGTGACCAAATCCTGGCGATCAAAAAGCTCCGTGATCCCCGGCCCTGGGATTACGGCACCGTGATGATAGCAACGGCCTGCTGGGTTTCATCCCGCAGTTCCAGGCTGGCGATGCTGGCCAGCTGAACCGGCGTGGCGCCCATAACCTTCACCCTCCCGCTGGGGGTTGCGGTCCAGGCACAAGCCCGGTCCTCGCCGCCGTTGCGGTCCCGGATCCAGAGCGAGAGGGTTCCGTCCAGCGGCAGCTTGCTGCCGTTCACGGCCAGCTCGGTGCCCCACGTTTTCCGGGCGAGGTCGATGCTGAACTGCAGGCCATTGCCGGACTGGACCGAGTAGCTGGCGTCCGGCACCGGCGGCCGGCTGAGCAGCGGCGCAGCGGCCAGGCCCAAGGCGAGGCACGCGGCGGCGACGGCGCCCACCAGCGCTGCCCACCGCCGTCGTAATTTACGACGGCGGGTGGCCAGTTCATCGAGGACTGTGAGGGGCACTGAACTGCCTGACTCAGGGGCCGCCCTGGGGCGGGCACCCGCCGTCAACGCCACCGCCTCCGGGACCGGCAGCGCGTCCAGCAGGGCCGGCAGGCTTTCGAACTCGGCGAGTTCGGCCCGGCAATCCGCACAGGACTCGAGGTGGGCTTCGAAACGTTGCGAATCCGCGGGGTCAAGCCCACCGAGAACATAGGCGCCCATCAGGTGATGCAGCTGAGAGTCATTCACCGTTCCACCCCCATTTCATCCAGGATGATCCGCAGCGCCCTGACGGCGTAGTAGGCCCGGGACTTCACGGTTCCGCTAGGGATGTTCAGCTGCACGGCGGCCTCGTTGACGGTGAAACGGCGGTAGTGGAGTGCCACGAGGACCTCGCGGTGTTCGGTACTGAGCCGAAGCAGCGCCTCCTCCATAAGCACGCGGTTGAGGAGTTCATCCACGCGTTCTACGGTTTGGGCGGGATCGGAGAGGTCGCGTTCCATCACTTCGGCCGGGCGCCGTTGGGCTTTGCGGTAGTTGTCTATCATGATGTTCCGGGCGGTCCGGAACAGGTAGCTGCGCAGGCTTCCGGTGATCTCCGGTGCCTGCTGCCAGACGCGCAGCACGGTCTCCTGCACCACGTCCTCCGCCAGCTGTGGGTCACGGGATGCGCTGAGGACAAAACGGCGCAGCGCTGCGCCGTGTTCGCGGTAGATCGCAGCCACCACGTCCTCATCCAGCGGCATGCCGCCCCCTCCTGTCCCCGGTTCCCGTCCCGTCCCGTCCGGTCACTGTACATTCCGGCTGATACGACGTCCCCCGCACGCAAAAGGTTCACTGGCCGTGGTCCCCCCGGAACCGGCGCCGGAAACAGGGGAGCTGGTTCTTGAACCATTCTTCACCCTTGCGCGTCGTACCGGTTAGTGCCCGGTGATCCGCCACCGGGCCCCAGACGAGGAGCGTTCACATGAAAAAACATCTAGGCACGGGTTTTGCCACAATGGCCCTCATGGCCGCGCTTTCTGGCTGCGCGGGCAGCCCGGGAACCAGTACAACAACGGCGGCGCCCACTCCGTCGGCCACGAGTCCCGCAGCCACATCCGCCGCCCCGACGACTGGCACCCCCACCGCAGCGGCCGCCGTCGACCTCAAGGCAGCGTCCTCCAGCGCCGGCAATATCGTGGTTGATTCCGCTGGCATGAGCCTGTATTTCTTCACCAAGGATGTGAAGGACTCCGGGA
Proteins encoded:
- a CDS encoding MFS transporter; protein product: MTRADNVDVPGLLVDAEIDDIPPAAPTRLPGQSGGGPESPQSSRRALAYLGLCLVLVGLNLRTVFSSFAAVLPEITSDAGLPGWAVVVLTTVPVTLLGVFAPLAPVLARRFGAERVLLGAMAVLTAGLLLRPADIGGLVPGAGHLPTLLAGTAACGAAIALCNVLLPGLVKRDFPHRLGLMGGLYTTAICASAALGAGFTYPVFAATGEWTSALWFWAVPAAVVLLLFLPVALRQHPVRHQASHLGINVWRSAVAWQVTIFMVLQAMMSFSVFAWLAPILRERGVDGGTAGLMVSLSIVLQMLGSLFAPALAARLRDQRAIAVVVALMTGGGFALSIFGPLELIWVWTGLLGLGQGSLTAVALTMIMLRTRDGHTAAHLSGMMQGVGYGLGSTGTLMVGQLHQATGSFTAAGVLFLAVGSLAAVFGYRAGRNRYIGDATQPRR
- the trmB gene encoding tRNA (guanosine(46)-N7)-methyltransferase TrmB, whose translation is MSESPESPQPPHVPRPVTPGTQASFGTYGGRPVSFVRRGTRLQGRRQTAWEEHSDRWALDVPRHVANTSVHPDYTFDAEAEFGRKAPLIVEIGSGLGDAICHAAEENPGMDFLAVEVYTPGLANTIIKINSRGLNNVRVVEANAPEVLATMLPAGSVSELWVFFPDPWHKSRHHKRRLIQPEFAELAARALTKGGLWRVATDWSNYAVHVRDVLADSPDFENLHTGERHGPESPLTQVWQSGVETLVGGAPVREGRAPVSTAHTGPNEGVDETGGWAPRFEGRIRTSFEAKAHEAGRLIFDLCYRRR
- a CDS encoding DUF1206 domain-containing protein, which produces MVRGAQIGLFAARLAWHDGACAGAHKSAPLRRRPEGTAIKRELRQAADAAEGATNSRTLELFARAGFAASGVLHFLVGLIAIRLAMGGGGSADFSGAVSELASQPAGPFLLWGSFAACAALAIWQASDAIFDYGHLPTKEKAGKKLKAAAQALVFAGLALTLASFALGTGSGGDNQKSASDLTVSLMKAPGGVALLVLVGVGISVAGVIYGIRGIKKSFEKQLTMPTDPRARTAVSVLGVTGYVAKGTVLLLTGMLITIATLQAHPEESTGLDGGLKALREQPFGVYLLAAVGAGLICYGVYMVVRARLAKMNP
- a CDS encoding type II toxin-antitoxin system RatA family toxin, translating into MPQVRAERHIRLDSETVFALSQTTGAFRLKWDPFISAQSFLNSAKSAGKGVRTRTVSRLGLVMVSEYVSYAPPKNVGMTMVSGPWFFGNFGGGWRFTADDGGTRAVWKYTFSCRPAWLRPVAERMGAWLLGREINKRIEAFARACEDPGLVAEFRALQAQ
- a CDS encoding anti-sigma factor; amino-acid sequence: MNDSQLHHLMGAYVLGGLDPADSQRFEAHLESCADCRAELAEFESLPALLDALPVPEAVALTAGARPRAAPESGSSVPLTVLDELATRRRKLRRRWAALVGAVAAACLALGLAAAPLLSRPPVPDASYSVQSGNGLQFSIDLARKTWGTELAVNGSKLPLDGTLSLWIRDRNGGEDRACAWTATPSGRVKVMGATPVQLASIASLELRDETQQAVAIITVP
- a CDS encoding sigma-70 family RNA polymerase sigma factor is translated as MPLDEDVVAAIYREHGAALRRFVLSASRDPQLAEDVVQETVLRVWQQAPEITGSLRSYLFRTARNIMIDNYRKAQRRPAEVMERDLSDPAQTVERVDELLNRVLMEEALLRLSTEHREVLVALHYRRFTVNEAAVQLNIPSGTVKSRAYYAVRALRIILDEMGVER